A segment of the Patescibacteria group bacterium genome:
TATCTACCAATATTTTTTGAAAAAACTACAATTATTCCCATAATTGATGCTCGTATTATAGATGAAGATAGTCCTGATAAAACTGCAAACACAAATAAAAATAAGATTAATGCAAAAAACATTCTTTTACGATTTATTCCTATGCTGTATAGAATTTTTGAAAAAACTACAATAATAATTGTTACGTGCATTCCAGAGACAACTACAATATGACTGAGTCCTGTATTTCTAAAGTCTTGGTCAATTTCATTTGGTAATAGTTTTTCAAATCCAAAAAGTGCGCTATTTAAAAAAGAGCTAGTTGGTTCGCTCCAAATAGTATTTACTTTATTAAACAAAAAGTTTTTTAATTTAAATATTAATGAAATAAAAATATTTGCTTTGTTTTCAATTATTTTTATCTGTGGATCATAGCAAAGAGAATAAATATTGTCTTTTGATAAATATTTATCATAAGCAAAGTTTTCTATTTTTCCCGGTTTTATCAAATAGCAAGTAATTTCTAGTACATCACCATAGTTAAATTTTGGATAAAGTTTTGTTTTTACTAGAGTATTTCCTAAAATATTTTTTTGAGTTGGTTTTGTTATTTGTGAGACACTAACTTTCAATTTTTGATGATCAATTCTTACATCTGCTTCATCTGTAATTCGTCCAATAAAAGTAATTCTTTTTTCTTTGTTCCAATCCAAAGTTTCACTATTGTAATACCAAATTTTTGCGTCATCTCTGAAATCAATTTTTGAATAATTATAAAATATTATTCCAAGTGATAAAAACAAAATCAAAAATAAATAAAATTTTATATTAATATTTTTTGTAAATGACAAAAACAAAATACATATAAATATTGAAACAATAATTATATTATTTTGAATATCAAAATAATTTGAAATACATAATCCTAGTATAAAAAATATTCCAATTATTAAATTATATGTTGATTTTCGCATAATAACACTTTTAAAACTTTGTTTTTTACTTTTTTTCTTTTTCAAACCTTTTCTGGTTTCTTTTTTTCTTACCCTTTTCTAGAAAAGGGTAAGTCCTACCTACCTGCCGCCTGCCTGCCGGTAGGCAGGGCAGGCAGGAAAGTCGCGAGCATACAAAAATTTTTAAATTTATCATTTCGTCAAGCTAAAACTTCAAATGTTACCTCTGGTAACCTGAAGTTTTTTTACGCTTGACTTCATTCAAATTTTAAAAAATTTTTGTAAGCTCGCAGAAAAATAAAGTTTTATTTAATTTCTCTTACTAATATATTTTATTGATTTTTGCTAAATCACTATTTCACGTGATAAACAAAAAAGGGCGCAAATTGCGACCCTTAAAAATATATTAATACTTTAAAATATTTAGTCAATACATCGAGTTGAGCTCGATATATAAATAAAAAAAGACAAGCCTTCCGGAGAAGGCTTGCTATATTCAGTTTGATTGTTACTATTTTTTTTGTAGCACCACATTCCAGTGCCACTTCTCGATTCCATTGTCAGATACACCTTTGGAATATTCTTCCTTGTGGATTATTTCTAACCCATTTTCTCTGGCTATGAAATGGATTTCACTATCATGCCAGTGGTGAAGAATTATCCCTGATTTGTCTGTTTTGGATATAAAAGATATACCACCCTGACTGGAATCTTTATAGATACAAGCATCTTTTGGTGGGTTTCTTTTGGAAGAACGGACGCTGATAAAAAGATACCCGTCTTTTTTGAGAGTCCTTGCTGCTTCTGCAACAGCAAGTTGACAATCAGGGAAGTCTCCATGTTGTAGTACATTGAATGCTATTACAGCATCAAAGTAATCATTTCGCCACGGGAGTTCCCGGAAATCACCATAAATAACTCTGGCATGTTGATTTATGTAAATCAATTTTTCAAGGGTTTGATCTAATCCTATGTCTGACAATTCAATGCCAAAAACCTGCATACCTAGCTCTACCATTGGAATGATATTTTTTCCATTACCAGACCCAATCTCCAGTATCTTGATTTGGTCAAGTTTCATTCCTTGACCAGGAAGAATATAATTTGCCAAGAATTGGTAGACTTCGGGATGAATCGGTTGGCCGGCATATTTGCCATTTTCATACTGGGTATTCCAATACCCAGCAATTTTTACATCTTGATTATGTGCCATTATTACCTCCTCAGGTATAAAAAATAGACTTAT
Coding sequences within it:
- a CDS encoding ComEC/Rec2 family competence protein, coding for MRKSTYNLIIGIFFILGLCISNYFDIQNNIIIVSIFICILFLSFTKNINIKFYLFLILFLSLGIIFYNYSKIDFRDDAKIWYYNSETLDWNKEKRITFIGRITDEADVRIDHQKLKVSVSQITKPTQKNILGNTLVKTKLYPKFNYGDVLEITCYLIKPGKIENFAYDKYLSKDNIYSLCYDPQIKIIENKANIFISLIFKLKNFLFNKVNTIWSEPTSSFLNSALFGFEKLLPNEIDQDFRNTGLSHIVVVSGMHVTIIIVVFSKILYSIGINRKRMFFALILFLFVFAVLSGLSSSIIRASIMGIIVVFSKNIGRYIPNHLVIVYSLVIISLMNPLLLFYDIGFQLSFLATIGLIYLSPIIKVILKFMPETLEIREITATSLGAMIMTTPITMYSFQKFSTFGILSNILILPFISFDMTLAVFTIPISFISNTLAQYFGFLSYVVTKLLFALIKLISNIKISVLNITDFNYLHMFFCYLIIIIIYFYAKKEKDI
- a CDS encoding class I SAM-dependent methyltransferase; translated protein: MAHNQDVKIAGYWNTQYENGKYAGQPIHPEVYQFLANYILPGQGMKLDQIKILEIGSGNGKNIIPMVELGMQVFGIELSDIGLDQTLEKLIYINQHARVIYGDFRELPWRNDYFDAVIAFNVLQHGDFPDCQLAVAEAARTLKKDGYLFISVRSSKRNPPKDACIYKDSSQGGISFISKTDKSGIILHHWHDSEIHFIARENGLEIIHKEEYSKGVSDNGIEKWHWNVVLQKK